Within Vicia villosa cultivar HV-30 ecotype Madison, WI unplaced genomic scaffold, Vvil1.0 ctg.000643F_1_1, whole genome shotgun sequence, the genomic segment aatGTGATGAACATTCCTCGTTTGTAAGGAAAGATGGTGATGTGGATCGGGACCTCCTGGACTCAATTTTGCAATGTGATCGACACTCGTTGGATTTAAGGAATTGTCATGGTGTGGATTAggacctcctggactcaatcttgcaatTTCATGAACATTTCTAGTTTGCAAGAAATCATGGTGGTGTGAATCTggacctcctggactcaatcTTTCAATGTGATGAACATTCCCCGTTGGTAAGGAAACATGGTGGTGTGGATCTGGACCTTctggactcaatcttgcaatGTGATGAACATTCCTCGTTTGTAAGGAAAGATGGTGATGTGGATCGGGACCTCCTGGACTCAATTTTGCAATGTGATGATCACTTTTTGGCTGTAAGGAATTGTCGTGGTGTGGATTAGGTCCTTctggactcaatcttgcaatGCGATGAACACTCCTCGTTTGTAAGGAAACTTGGTGATCAATATGATCCTTAATATCAATAAAGCGATGAGTTGCTTTAGAATTTCCCATCAACAACGCTAAAAGAGATACTTCGATAAGCATTATTGAAAAGAACATGTTTAGCAAATTTGCCATCGCTAAAATATTAAAGACTACAATGTTGatacacacaaacacacaaaatgtATTAGGAAAACATAAtgagaaaatataaattatatatatgagCAACAGTTTTTTTGTTTGAACGGCATGCTAATTGCAAACATTAATTTGAATGTCTATAACAAGTAATTTTTACTCAACAACTTaattattgttttgaaaataaaactattACTTTAAAATAGAACTATTTGTTATGTATTTGGCAAAAAGTTATTAAGTATGAGTGATAAATTACTTAATTTCTCAACAATCACACTATTGTTGGGAAAACCTTCttattccaacaacaacaactagtTTTAGtggttgaaatttgatttgttttttttaattattttactatatttaagAAAGAGTTgtatcaacaacaaatttttttgctggtaataaaataattttggaaaaatcataatatATATAGATTGATAAacgatatataaaaaaatattttgaaattttcaatttcaatcaccaGATGGGGCATTTCCTTATACTTTTGGAAAAATAtattacaattaattaaatatagtaaaatatattaaaactaaCTCCTTTACtctttttaataaatatagttgTATATAAAATAAACTTACATCTTATGTTTGGTTAACTATATGGACTAATTTTTTTTACACTAAGAGTAAAAGAAACTGTAAATTCTTAAATCTAATTAGTTAAGATGGATTCATCTATTCTAaacaatttaaattcaatttagttGTAGAGTTCTCAAGTTGCCCCTTCTCATTCAAAAATCTAGTGAGTTTTAGACAACCCGTTTCCCAAAATTTCCTCTCGAAAGTTATAATCATCTTCTAATCCAAATGGCTTCTATCGTTAGCTCACTTTCTTAAAATAAATCATATGTAACACTCCTCGAGTACATTTATTCCCTGAGATATATTCCTTTTCAAAGCTATCAACTCTTATGGTATATGTCTTTTTTATTTACCGCATTGGTAGTCCATGTATTTTGATCCCCTCATTCctcttaatataaatttttatgacaagcaaatatgggatagttcatataataATAGATTACATGGAAAGTTATATTTACTACAGAGAGAATTGGTGATACTTTAAAAACGTAATTGTGACAAGTGAATATAAGAATTATcactttatatttattattcaaagTGTAATACCCCGAATAATATGCGTATAGAATGGTATTATTCGACATTTTATATCTGGTACTGAGTACAACCAAAAGTGTCTAGATGACATCCAATACATGTATGATAAAAGATACAATCATAGTACATATACAACATAAATCATGGAATAAAATACTAGAATAGGCTAGAcagcaaaaacaaaaagaaaatagataacAAGATCTTTAAATCCTTCATGTCATCTTTCCTTTTCATCAGTAATTCACCTAATTACCACAAATATTAAACATATGGTGAGATATAACTATTTC encodes:
- the LOC131630096 gene encoding uncharacterized protein LOC131630096, which produces MANLLNMFFSIMLIEVSLLALLMGNSKATHRFIDIKDHIDHQVSLQTRSVHRIARLSPEGPNPHHDNSLQPKSDHHIAKLSPGGPDPHHHLSLQTRNVHHIARLSPEGPDPHHHVSLPTGNVHHIERLSPGGPDSHHHDFLQTRNVHEIARLSPGGPNPHHDNSLNPTSVDHIAKLSPGGPDPHHHLSLQTRNVHHIARLSPEGPDPHHHVSLQTGNVRRIERLSPGGPDSHHHDFLKTRNVHGIARLSPGGPNPHHDNSLHPTSVHLTAKLSLRGHNPNYPNSFQP